CCATCCTCCGTGGCAGATAGAGGCAACAACCTTTCCTTTGTTGAACATGTCTTTGACAAGGCCGACCATTTCCGGATGAATGCGCATTTTGTCCGGCGCGTAACCGCCGGGAATAACGATGGCATCGAAATCATCGAATTGCACCTGGGAGGCATTTATGTCCGGGCGGATGGGAATTCCGTATTTTCCGTGGTACTCCGAAGCCGAACCCGATCCCACTACCACTACTTCGACTCCTTCTTCTTTGAGCCGGTAATAGGGGATCCACACCTCAAATTCGTTGTAAATATCCTCCACTAAAATGATAGCTTTCTTGCCGGTCAATTTCATGAATCAATTCCTTTCGTCAGGTCTGGTGTAGAAAAGAACTTAGCTTGAACCATCTTCAATTTCCAGTGAAGCTATTCTCATTTCATCGCGTCCCTGAATTATGTGAACCGACGTGGAAGAACATACGGGACACATCGGCTGGTAATCTTCCAGAGTGACTTCTTTCTTACAATCAAAACAATAGAGCTTTATTGGTATGATATGAATGTCCAGTGCGGCGCCTTCTGCAATTCCCCCCTTCGAGA
The sequence above is a segment of the Desulfomonile tiedjei DSM 6799 genome. Coding sequences within it:
- a CDS encoding type 1 glutamine amidotransferase domain-containing protein, producing MKLTGKKAIILVEDIYNEFEVWIPYYRLKEEGVEVVVVGSGSASEYHGKYGIPIRPDINASQVQFDDFDAIVIPGGYAPDKMRIHPEMVGLVKDMFNKGKVVASICHGGWMLASAGILKDKKTTSYIGIKDDMINAGARWEDAELVRDGNLITSRKPEDLPAFCRALIQAMQEA
- the hypA gene encoding hydrogenase maturation nickel metallochaperone HypA, which produces MHEMAIVQSIMEILEQQATLHNAKKIVRVSLEFGALTGVMPASIEFGFEVLSKGGIAEGAALDIHIIPIKLYCFDCKKEVTLEDYQPMCPVCSSTSVHIIQGRDEMRIASLEIEDGSS